The genomic region GCGTCGGCCTTGAGCTCGATGTCGAGCTTGGGGTTGTCGCTCTTCACGAAGAAGCGGTTCGGGACGAGCAGGTGGACGAGGGCGTGGAGCGGCGGGGCCTCGCCCTCCGCCGCCGCGCCGGCCTGCCCCTTCCGCGGATGGCCCACCACGATGTCGGCCCGCTCCTCGAGCGGCTGCAGCTTGCGCGGGCTCCGCTTCGGCAGCCGGACCGTGCCCTGCGGGACGGTGACGTCGGCCTTGAGCTCGCCGGCGCGCCAGCTCCCCGTGCCGCGGGCGTCGAGGTCCACCGTGGCGAGGTCCTGGCCGGCGCGCGACAGGGTGAGGTCGCGCATGCCGAGCCGGAGCGTCACGTCGGCCGGGGCCGCCGGGCGGGAGAGCCCGACCGCCTCGGCCGTGAGCTCGAGCCGGCCCGCGCCGCGCCGCGCCTCGAGCCGCGAGAGCTTGAAGAGGTCCTCCGAGAGCGAGGCGTCGGCCTCGATCCGGGTCCACTCGCCCAGCTCGGCGACGGCGACCCGCCCGTCCACCACCCGCGCCGTGCCGAGCGGGCGCAGCTTGCCGAGGGGGCCGCGGGCGACCACGTCGGCCCCGAGCTTCCCGCCGGCCGAGCGGACCAGGTCCGGCACCACCGCCGGGAGGAAGCCGAGGTCGAGCCGGTCGGCCACCACCGAGGCCTCCGCCGGGGCCTCGCGCCAGGCCTTGCGCCGCAGCGACGGGAGCGACAGGTCGGCGTCGGCGGAGAGCCGCGCCGAGAGCGTGCCCCCCTGCGCCGCGGCGAGGTCGGCGGAGGCCTGCGCCTTGCCCGCCGCGTAGCGGCCCGCCAGCCGGAGGTCGCCGAGCCCGTTCCCCTTCACCGCGAGCCGGCGGCCCGCCAGCGCGAGCTCGGCCCGCGGCGCGTCGAGGCTGCCCTCGAGGAGCGCGCGCCCCTCCACCTCTCCCGCGACCGGCACGATCGCCCCCGCGCGCGCGAGGTCGTTGCGCGGCACCGTCAGCTCCACCCGCAGCGGGGCCCGGCCGAGCGCCGCCGCGTCGGAGAGCCGCTCCGGCGGGAGCCCGAGCCGCGCCGCCAGGCGGGCCACCTCGCCCCCCGCGAGCGCGAGGCGCGCGGTGGCCTCGGCGCCGTCGGGCCGCGCCGTGGTCGCGAGCCGGGCGGCGAGGTCGAGCTCGCGGTAGCCCTCGAGGCGGCCGTCGCGGACCGAGAGCTCCACCGCGCCCCGCGGCGCCGCGAAGGTGCCGGCCAGCGCCGCCTTGCCGGAGAGGGTCCCGCCGAGCGAGGCCGGCACGCTCCCCTTGCCGCCCAGGAGCGCGAGCTCGTAGCCGGGCACGGTCGCGTCGAGCTGGAACCCGCCGGCGCGGACCCGCCGCAGCTCCGGGCCGGGCGCCCGCAGGATCGACGCCAGCCGGACCGGCACCGACCCGCGCGCGTCGAGCAGGTGCGCGCCGAACAGGTCGGCGGCGAGCGTGAGCGCCAGCTTCCCGCCGCGCCCGTCGGCGTCGAGCCGCGCCGAGGCCGGCCCCCACTCGCCGGCCTGGACCCGGTCGAGCCGGAGCCGGCCGGTGAGCGCCGGTGCGCCGACGGTGCCGGCGAGGTCGAGGTCGAGGCTCGCCACGCCGGTCGCGACCGGCTCGCGGCCGGCGAGCGCCTGGGCGGTCGCGAGGGAGAGTTTCGCGAGCCGCACGCGCGCCGCGAGCCGCGCGTCGTCGCGGGCCCGGGCGAGGTCGGTCGGGAGCCCCGCGGTGAGGGAGAGGGTGGTGCCGCTCGCCTCCGAGAGGTCGAGGGCGAGCTCGGCCCGCCGCGCCGCCCCCTCGTAGCGCAGGTCGGCGCTGGCCCGCACGCCGCCCACCTTGCGGAAGCGGCCGTCCTCGAGCGAGACGTGGGCCACCGCGAGGGGCGCGTCGAGCGGGCCGCGCGCGGTGGCGCTGGCGGAGAGCCGTCCGCCGAGGTCGAGGCCGGGAGGGAGGAGCCGGGCCGGGAGGGTGGAGAGGTCGAAGCCGGAGACGGCGAGGCGAGCGTCGAGCGCCTTCTCGGGGGTGGCGGGCGGCGCCGCGGCGAGGCCACCCTCGAGCGCGATCCGCGCGCCGCCGGAGGCGAGCTCCAGCCGGTCCACCGCCGGCCGGGTCAGGTCCACCGTGGCGGGCCGGGTGAGCGCGTAGCGGGTGCCGGGGAACGCGAGGTGCAGGTCGCGGAGCACGAACTGCGCGCCGCCGGGCTGCAGCGCGCCGGCGACGCGGAAGTCGAGCGGGTCGGGCCCGAGGTCGGGGACCCTCGCCCCGAGGGAGAGGTCGAGGTCGCGCCCGTCGAAGGTGCCGGAGAGCGAGAGCGCGCGGGCGTCGAGCCGCCCGGCGGTGAGGCGCTCGGCCTTCCCCTGCACGCTCCCGGTCGGCTTCGCGAGCGGTCCGGCCACGGCGGCCGAGAGCGTGAGCCCGCCGGCGGAGACGGCGCCGTGGGCGAGCTCGGGCGAGGTGACCGCCAGCGTGAGGCGCGGCGCGGCCGCGGTGCCGGAGACCGCCGCCTCCACCGCGGCGCTGCCCCGGAGCGGGGGCGGCGGGACGCCGGCGAGGGCGGCCCCGTTCCGCGAGGCGAGGGCGAGGTCGGGCGAGGCGAGCGCGCCGCGGCCGGCGACGGCCCCCTTCGCGTCGTAGCGGCCGGTGGCGTGGAGCGAGAGGCCGGGCGCGGCGAGGTCGAGCCGGCTCACCTCCACGAGCCCGTCGCGCGCGGTGGCCCGCACCTCCCCCGGTCCGAGGCGGCCGTCGCGCAGCCGCGAGGGGGCGAGGTGCAGCGCGAGGGCGCCGCGCAGCGTCTCGAAGGTGGTGCCGGTGGCCCGCCCCTCCGCCGAGAGCGTGAGCGCGCCGGGGGGCGCGGGGGCGAAGAGCCGCGAGGGATCGAGCGCCTCGACCGCCAGGTCGAAGCCGCCGGCGAGCGTCCCGGGCGGCAGGTGGACCGCGGCCGCGCCCCGGGCCCGGCCGGCGCCGGAGGCGGGCGTCACCTCGAGCGCCGCGGTGGCGTCGCTCCCGTTCGACTCGGCGTAGAGCCAGCCCGAGAGGTCCGACGGGAGCGGCGAGCGGGGCGCCAGCGCCCGGAGCTCCCGCGCGTCCACCCTCCAGGCGAGGAGCCCGGCCCGGCCGCGCTGGGCGCGCAGGTCGCCCTCGGCGACGAGGTCGAGGGCCGTCCCGCCCACCTGGGCGCGCAGGAGCGGCAGGAGGAGCTGGTCGCCGCGCACGGCGGCCGAGAGGTCGAGCGCGGCCGCGGCCCGCACCGGCGCGGTGAGCTCGCCGCGGAGGCGGACCTCGCCCCACTCGCCGCGCGGCTGCCAGGCGCCGCGCGCGTCGAGGGAGACGTCCTGCGCCGCGAAGGCGACCGCGCCCGCGGCGTCCTGGTACCGGACGATCCCGCCGCGCAGGATGAGCCGCTCCAGCCGGACCGTGAGCGCCGGCCGCCCGCCGCCGGCCTTCGGCGGCGAGGGGTGGGTGGGCGCGAAGGCGCGGGCGAGGGAGAGGCCGCCGTCGGGCTCGCGCTTGAGGAGCACCTCCGGCCGCTCGAGCTCGACCCGGACCCCCACGGTGCGGGAGAGGAGCTTCGAGACGTCGAGCGTGAGCCGCAGCCGCTCGACCCGGAGCACCTCGTCGCCGTCCGGATCGACGATCCGCACCCCCTCGAGCTCCGCGCCGGCGCCGGGCAGGAGCCGCATCCGGCCCACCGCCACGCTCCCGGCGATGGCGTCGTCCACCGCGCGCACGGCGCGGGGCAGCACCAGCGCCCGGCCCGGCTCGGTGTCGAGGGCGAGGTAGACCGCGCCGAGCGCCAGGCCGGCCAGCGCCGCCGCCGCCGCGAGCGCGAGGCCCAGCGCGGCGGCGAGCTTTCGGACGGCGGACATGGTCGCTTCCATCATGGGCGCGCCTAGAACGCCTCGCCAACGGAGAGGTGGACCGAGACGATCGGGTTCACGTGGACCCCGCCGGCGGCGACCACCCGCGGGGCGGCGGCGGCGCTCCCGGGCGTCTGCTCCACGACCTGGACGCCTGGCTGCCGCAGGGAGCCGTCCCGCCAGGAGGGCAGGCGCCCGGCGACGTCGAGCCGTACCGGGCCGAAGGGCGTCTTGTAGCGCAGCCCGAACCCGCCGGCGTACTGCAGGCCGGAGAGGTCGAGGGCGTCCACCGAGAACAGGGTGACGTTGCCGAAGTCGAGGAAGGTCGCGCCCCCCAGGTTGCCGGAGATGGGGAAGCGCAGCTCGAGCGAGCCGTCGAGCAGGCCGTCGCCGCCCCAGGGCAGGTACTGCTTGGCGCAGGTGGCGCCCTTGCAGTTGGGATCGACGTTCACGTAGATGACCGGCGAGAGGTTGCGCGTGTAGTAGCCGCGCATCCCGTTCGGCCCGCCGGAGGTGAAGCGGGCCACGATGGGCGTGAGCTGGGTCTCGTCGAAGCCGCTGGTGTTCCCGATCGGCTTGAGGACGCCCAGCCGCACGCGGCTCGCCAGCACCACCCCCCGGCCGAAGGGGACGAAGCCGCGCGCCTCGGGCGCGAAGCGCAGGTAGTCGAAGCCGGTCCCGAAGAGCTTGAACCCCTCCTGGAGCGAGAGCGCGAGGTACAGGCCCCGGGTGGTGTTGACGGCGTCGTCGCGCAGGTCCCAGGCGATCCGCTGCTCGAAGTACGAGAGCAGCACGTTGCAGGAGGTGCTGTTCGGGCAGTTCTGGAAGAGCTGGGGCGCGGTCGAGCCCGGTCCCGGGAGCGCGCCCGGCGGCGACTGCACCTGGTAGTCCTCGAGGTTGTAGGAGGGCACGAGGGTGAGCTCGCGCGCGACCTTGATCGGCACGGCCACCCGGAACCGCTCGGCGAAGAAGTCGTAGGCCGGCTCGAGGCCGCGCTCCACCTCGACGTGCAGGTTGAAGTCGGTGAGCCGGGTGAAGGCGGCGGGCTGGGTGAAGTCGGCGCTGGCGAGCCCGACGGGCCCCTGCTTCCCGGCGGAGGGGAGCCAGGCGTAGCCCACCCGCCCCTCGAGCTGCAGCTTGCGCAGCCCGCCGAGCCAGTTGCGGTTGGCCCAGCTCGCCACGCCGTGCGCGTCGAGGCGGGTCGAGCCCTGGATGCCGAAGCCGGGCCCGGCGCGGATGGTCCGGAACGGGGCCTCGCGCACCGAGACCACCACCGGGATGGTCTGCTTGACCGGGTCCTCCTTGCCGGGCCCGACGCGCACGCCGCCGAAGACGCCCAGGTCGAAGATGCGCCCCTGCGCCTTGCCGAGCTGCGACTCGTTCCAGGTGGCGCCCGGCTTCACCGAGATCTCGGCCTCCTCGCGGACGCGGGCCCGCGGCACCACCGCGGTGCCGGCGACGAGGACGTTGCCGAACCGGTAGCGGGGGCCGGCCTTCACCGTGTAGGTGACCCGGGCGGTGCGGGCGAGCGGATCCACCTCGGCCCGCTGCGACACCTCGCCCCTGGCCCAGCCGGTGTCGTGGAGCGCCTTCTGGATGGCCGCCCGCGCGGCGTCGAAGCGGGCCTCGGTGAAGACGTCGCCCGGGCGGAGCGGCAGCTTGCCGAGCTTCGCCGCCGCCTCCGGCGCGGCCTCGAGCCCGGGCGTGGCGACCTCGGCCACCTTCACCGGCTCGCCCTCGCGGATCCGGAAGACGACCTTCACCTGGCCGTCGCCGGCCCGGGGGGTCTCCACCCCCTCGACGTGCGCGTCGTAGAACCCCTGCGCCCGGTAGAAGCGCTCGATCCGCTTCCGGTCGGCGGCGATCGCGTCGGGGTCGAGATCGTGCTCGTCCTGCCAGAACCAGCGGCCCGACGCCTCGGTGGCGATGCGCCCCTCCAGCTCGGAGGACGAGACCTGGTGGACCCCCTCGAGCTCGACCTTCTTCACCGCGGGCCGCTCGGCCGTGCCGCGCGGGTTGAGGCAGCCCGCGAGGGCGAGGGCGACGAGGAGGGCCGTCGGCTGGGCGGGCGCGCGCATGCGGCCCGCCAATTATGAACCACCGGGGCGGCGGGCGCTCGGGGGAACGCGGTCGGCCGCGGACGGTCACCCGCGGAGCAGGAGCCGGATGTTCTCCTGCTCCCAGCGGCGGGCCCGCTCGTGGTCGGGCCAGGCCCGCTCGCGCCGCCGGAACTCCTGGCCGTGGACCACGCGCCGGCCGTTCCGCTCCACCGCCGGGACCGCCTGGTGGAGCATCTCGTGGAAGACCACCGCGGCGACGTAGTACTCCGGCACCTCCGGGCGATCGAGGGCCGGGTGGATCCGGATGAGCTTCGCGTCGGCCACGTAGACGCCGGTCTTGATGCTCCGGTGGCGGCGGCCGCGGCGGAAGGCGCCCCAGCCGATGGTGGCCTCGATGCGCCCCTCGAAGTGCGCCGCGTTGAGCCGGTCGAAGATCTCCTGCAGGTCGTGGCAGCGGCCGCGCGGCTGCAGCCGCTCCAGCCGCGGCGCGCCGATGCGGGCCCGGTGGACCTTCACGTAGTCGTCGATGGCCACCCCGGCCTGGCGCCGGCGGGCGGCGGCGCCGCGCCCCGCGTCGGCGAAGGCGGCCAGCGCGCGCTGCACCTCCTCGGGGGCGTCGAGGAACATGTGGTGGATCCGGTACCGGACCGCCCCCGGCTCGCGCCGGAAGGAGACCATGGTGGAGCGGTTGTCGTGCACGGTGAGCCGCACCGGCTCGCGCAGCTCGGCGGCGATGACGTCGGCGAGGAGGCGCGCGCGGGCGACCCGCTCCTCGCGCCCCCAGGCGCGCGGGTCGAGCAGGCTCAGCTGGCGGTCGAGGGGCTTGCTGCTCAAGGCGGGCCCGATCCTACGGATGGGGCGCCCGGCCTTCAAGGGGGCGGGGGGCGCGCGGGCGAGCGAGCGCGGCTACGCCTGCTGCTCCTCCGCGAGCAGCCGCTCGATCCGCGGCGGCTCCACGCGGAGGTGGAGCGTCCTGTCCTGGCTGTAGGTGACCGCCCCGGGCGCGGAGCCCTTGGCCTTCCGCACGTACTTCGCCCGAGTGTAGGTGACCTCGACCGACGGCTCGCCGCGCGCGTCGCTGAACCAGGCGGCGAGGTGCGCGGCGTCGAGGAGCGTCTCCTGGTCCGGGCCCGCGCCCTTCTTCGGGAGGCGCACCACCACGTGCGCCCCCTTCTGCCCGCGGGCGTGGAGCCAGAGGTCGTTGCCCTTGGCGAAGCGCAGCGTGAGCCGGTCGTTGTCGGCGGCGCCGCGCCCGACGAGGAGCTCGAGCCCCGCGAGCGAGCGGAAGAGCCGGTACGGCGGCGCGGGCTCGTCGTCCTTGCGCCGGCGGGGCGCCTGCTGCGGGCGCGGACCGGCGGAGAGCTTGCGGGCCTCGCGCTCCAGCCGGGCGAGGTCGCCCTCGCGGGCGCCGTCCACCTCGGCGAGGAGGGCCGCCAGCGCCGCCACCCGCCCGCGCACCTCCGCCTCGCGCGCCGCCACCCGCGCGGCGCTCTCCACGATGCGCCGGTAGCGCCGGTAGTAGCGCTCCATGTTCTCGCGCGGCCCGAGCGCCGGGTCGAGCGCGAGGGTCACCTCGCGCGGCCCCTCCTCGGTGTACTCGGTGACCCGCGCCTCGCGGGCGCCGCGCCGCACGGCCTGGAAGTTCTGCTTGATGAGGTCGGCGGCCCGCCGGTCCACCTCGGCCGCCGGCACCCGCGCCGCCTCCTCGGCGAGCTTCTCGAGGGCCCGGCGCGAGCGGGCCAGGGCCGCCCGCAAGGGCTCGCGGAGCCGCCGGCGCGCCTCGGCGAGGAGCCGCTCGCGCTCCCGCTCGGCGTAGGCCGCCTCGATGGCCGCGGAGAGCGGGAAGGGCGCGCCGGCCACGGGCGTGAAGCGCGGCGGTCGCGCCGGAGCGCTTCCTCCCTGGCCCTCCGCCCCGTCGCGCGGCGCGGGCGGCAGGTACGGCTTCCCCGGGACGAGCTCGCGGCGCTGCGAGAGGTTCCGCCCCGCGCTCGCGAGGAGGGTGCCGTCGTCCCGGACCAGGAAGAGGTTGCCGTGGCGGCCGGTCAGCTCCGCCACGAGCGCGATGGGGCCGGCGGCGCGGAGGAAGCGGAGCGTCACCACCCGGTCGGCGCCGGCGGCCTCGATCGCGGCGAGCTGCGCGCCCTCCAGCTCGCGCCGCAGCACCGCCTGGAAGCCGTACGGCGCGGCCGGCGCGGGCGGGCGGCGCGAGACGGCGTGGAGCCGGGTGAGGTCGGGCTCGGCGGAGAGCAGGATCGTCGCCGCATCGCTGCGGGAGAAGAGCTCCAGCGTGATCGTCCGCTCGGCGTGGACCCGGGCCGCGTCCACGCGCGCGCCCGCCAGCGGGGCGAGCTCGTGGACCACGGCGGCGATCTCGGCGGCGTCGAGCGACATCCGGACCCCCAGAAACAACAACGGCCGCCCGGAGGCGGCCGTTCGCGCATCGGAGCGCGGACTGCGAAGCGACTAGCTGGCCTTCTTGGTAGCGACCTTCTTCGCGACCTTCTTGGCGGCCGGCTTCTTGGCGGCAACCTTCTTCGCCGGCTTCTTGGCGGCGGGCTTCTTCGCAGCGACCTTCTTCTTGGCAACGGCCATGTGTTCCCTCCTGAGGTCAAATCCAGTGGAATGGATAAGACAACGGCACGTTAGCGCGGCGCGATCTCGATCGTCAACTAAGCGAGAGCCTCGGAGGTCGAATTTTCTGGACTCCGCTTCGCGCGATCGATCGCCGGCGCGCCGCCTCACTCGAGCAGCGCGGCGCCGATGACGCCGGCGTCGTCGCCGAGGAAGGCGCGCTCGACGCTGAGCCCGCGCCGCGCCGAGGCCGACACCTGGCGCTCGAACTGCGCCAGCGTCAGCGCCGCCAGCTGCGGGCAGCCGAGCACCACGCCGCCGCCGAGGATGACCCGCGCCGGGTTGAGCAGCGTGACCACGTTGGCGATGGCGCCGCCGAGGAGCTCCGCGACCTCCTCCCAGAGGGCGCGCGCGTAGTCGTCGCCCTCGGCGAAGGCCTGGTCCACCACGGAGGCGGTGACGCGCCCGACGTCGCCGCCCACGAGCGCGCCGACCCGCGAGGCGGCGCCGCCCGCGAGCTCCTCGCGCACCCGGGCGGAGATGTTCATGCCGCTCGTGTAGGCCTCGAGGCACCCCTCCATGCCGCAGCCGCAGCGCCGCACCGCCGTGCCGGGGCGCGACGGCCGGACCTTCATGTGCCCGAGCTCGCCGGCCACGCCGTAGGCCCCCTCGTGCAGCTTCCCGCCGAGGATGAGCCCGGATCCGACCCCCGAGCCCACGAAGACCAGCGCCACGTCGGAGATCCCCCGGGCCGCGCCGAAGGCCTTCTCGCCCCAGGCGGCGGCCGAGAGGTCGTTCGCCACCCGCACCGGCGTGCCCAGCTTGCGCTCGAGGAGCTCCCCGAACCGCACGTCGCGCCAGCCGAGGTTCGGGGCGTTGAGCACCACCCCGGAGGAGCCGAGGCACTGGCCGGCGACGCCCACGCCGAGCCGCCCGAAGCTCGCCGCCGAGACCCCCTGCGCGTCGGCCGCCTCCTGGATGGCGTGCGCGACCGTGTCCACCACCGCCTCGGGCTCGCGGGTGCGCAGCGGCTCCTTGTGGGCGGCGAGGATCTCGCCCGAGTCGCGGTCCACCACCGCCGCCCGGGCGTTGGTGCCGCCCAGGTCCACGCCCAGCGCCAGCGACGCCATCCCCGCTCCTTCCGTCGGCCTACGCGCCGACCTCGCGCTTGAGCTCCTCGACCTTCGCCTCCACGAGCGCCTGGATCTCCTCGAGCCGAGCCCGCGAGGTCGCCTCGAACCGCAGCACCAGCAGGGGCTGCGTGTTGGAGGCGCGCACCAGCCCCCACCCGTCGGGGAAGGTGACGCGCACGCCGTCCACCGTGACCGTCTCGTACCGCTCGGAGAACCAGGCCTGCGCCCGCTTCACCACCTCGAACTTCTTCTCCTCCGGGCAGTCCACCCGGATCTCGGGCGAGAAGAAGGTCTTCGGCACGTCGGCGAGGAGCTGCGAGAGCGGCCGGTCGGCCCGCGACACGAGCTCGAGCAGCCGCCCCGAGGAGTAGATGCCGTCGTCGAAGCCGAACCAGCGGTGGCCGAAGAAGATGTGGCCGCTCATCTCGCCGGCGAGGAGCGCCCCCTCCTCCTTCATCTTGGCCTTGATGAGGCTGTGCCCGGCCCGCCACATGATGGGCCGCCCGCCCCTGCGGGCGATGTCGTCGTAGAGGTTCATGGAGCACTTCACCTCCCCGACGATGCCGGCCCCCGGCTCCTCCTCGAGCAGCGCCCGGGCGAAGAGGATCATGAGCTGGTCGCCCCAGAGCACGTTGCCCTGCTCGTCCACCGCCCCCACCCGGTCGGCGTCGCCGTCGTAGGCGATGCCGAGGTCGGCCTTCACCTCCAGGACCTTGGCCTTGAGGTGCGCCAGGTTGGCCTCGACGGTCGGATCGGGGTGGTGGTTGGGGAAGCGCCCGTCCATCTCGAGGAAGAGCGGCACCACCTCGAAGCCGAGCGCCTCGAAGAGCGGCACCGCCACCACGCCGCCGGTCCCGTTCCCGGCGTCCACCACCACCTTGAGCTTCTTCGGCCCGGGCTGGAGGTTCTCGCGGACGTAGGCGCGGTAGGGGGCGACGATGTCGTGCGACGTCACCCGGCCCCGCCCGCGGACGAAGCGCCCCGCCTCGATCCGCTGCCGCAGCGCCTGGATCTCGCCGCCGTGCAGCGTGCTCTTGCCGATCCCGACCTTGAGCCCGTTGTACTCCGGCGGGTTGTGGGAGCCGGTGATCATGCAGAGCCCCTGCACCGGCAGGGTGGCGGCCGCGAAGTAGGTGAGCGGCGTCGGGACCACGCCCAGGTCCACCACGTCGCAGCCGGTGGAGGTCAGGCCGGCCACCATCCGGTCGAAGAAGCGCGGGCCGGAGAGGCGGCAGTCCCGCCCCACGGCCACCGCGCGGGGCTCGTCGTCCGGCCGGCCGATGGCGAGCTGCGAGCCGAGCGCCTTGCCCACCAGC from Anaeromyxobacter paludicola harbors:
- a CDS encoding ROK family protein; translated protein: MASLALGVDLGGTNARAAVVDRDSGEILAAHKEPLRTREPEAVVDTVAHAIQEAADAQGVSAASFGRLGVGVAGQCLGSSGVVLNAPNLGWRDVRFGELLERKLGTPVRVANDLSAAAWGEKAFGAARGISDVALVFVGSGVGSGLILGGKLHEGAYGVAGELGHMKVRPSRPGTAVRRCGCGMEGCLEAYTSGMNISARVREELAGGAASRVGALVGGDVGRVTASVVDQAFAEGDDYARALWEEVAELLGGAIANVVTLLNPARVILGGGVVLGCPQLAALTLAQFERQVSASARRGLSVERAFLGDDAGVIGAALLE
- a CDS encoding translocation/assembly module TamB domain-containing protein, with amino-acid sequence MSAVRKLAAALGLALAAAAALAGLALGAVYLALDTEPGRALVLPRAVRAVDDAIAGSVAVGRMRLLPGAGAELEGVRIVDPDGDEVLRVERLRLTLDVSKLLSRTVGVRVELERPEVLLKREPDGGLSLARAFAPTHPSPPKAGGGRPALTVRLERLILRGGIVRYQDAAGAVAFAAQDVSLDARGAWQPRGEWGEVRLRGELTAPVRAAAALDLSAAVRGDQLLLPLLRAQVGGTALDLVAEGDLRAQRGRAGLLAWRVDARELRALAPRSPLPSDLSGWLYAESNGSDATAALEVTPASGAGRARGAAAVHLPPGTLAGGFDLAVEALDPSRLFAPAPPGALTLSAEGRATGTTFETLRGALALHLAPSRLRDGRLGPGEVRATARDGLVEVSRLDLAAPGLSLHATGRYDAKGAVAGRGALASPDLALASRNGAALAGVPPPPLRGSAAVEAAVSGTAAAPRLTLAVTSPELAHGAVSAGGLTLSAAVAGPLAKPTGSVQGKAERLTAGRLDARALSLSGTFDGRDLDLSLGARVPDLGPDPLDFRVAGALQPGGAQFVLRDLHLAFPGTRYALTRPATVDLTRPAVDRLELASGGARIALEGGLAAAPPATPEKALDARLAVSGFDLSTLPARLLPPGLDLGGRLSASATARGPLDAPLAVAHVSLEDGRFRKVGGVRASADLRYEGAARRAELALDLSEASGTTLSLTAGLPTDLARARDDARLAARVRLAKLSLATAQALAGREPVATGVASLDLDLAGTVGAPALTGRLRLDRVQAGEWGPASARLDADGRGGKLALTLAADLFGAHLLDARGSVPVRLASILRAPGPELRRVRAGGFQLDATVPGYELALLGGKGSVPASLGGTLSGKAALAGTFAAPRGAVELSVRDGRLEGYRELDLAARLATTARPDGAEATARLALAGGEVARLAARLGLPPERLSDAAALGRAPLRVELTVPRNDLARAGAIVPVAGEVEGRALLEGSLDAPRAELALAGRRLAVKGNGLGDLRLAGRYAAGKAQASADLAAAQGGTLSARLSADADLSLPSLRRKAWREAPAEASVVADRLDLGFLPAVVPDLVRSAGGKLGADVVARGPLGKLRPLGTARVVDGRVAVAELGEWTRIEADASLSEDLFKLSRLEARRGAGRLELTAEAVGLSRPAAPADVTLRLGMRDLTLSRAGQDLATVDLDARGTGSWRAGELKADVTVPQGTVRLPKRSPRKLQPLEERADIVVGHPRKGQAGAAAEGEAPPLHALVHLLVPNRFFVKSDNPKLDIELKADAQFEYQDEELTATGGVETVRGFVEPIGGKVFNLQRGKVTFTGASPQEAALDVAATWQNPTAKVNVHVSGTPEEPKIALTSEPPLDESQIAILIATGRTELKPGAGGVGTLTGDEAGRAALGAAATLAFKEVLADKLPIDSVSLDSSQLRAGKYVTDKIYVGYTRRFTVSLDQAENTNEVRVEYQITPRWTFESSYGDANAGAASLIWSKDY
- a CDS encoding phosphomannomutase/phosphoglucomutase; translation: MSNAVSPTIFREYDIRGIVDRDLTEEAVELVGKALGSQLAIGRPDDEPRAVAVGRDCRLSGPRFFDRMVAGLTSTGCDVVDLGVVPTPLTYFAAATLPVQGLCMITGSHNPPEYNGLKVGIGKSTLHGGEIQALRQRIEAGRFVRGRGRVTSHDIVAPYRAYVRENLQPGPKKLKVVVDAGNGTGGVVAVPLFEALGFEVVPLFLEMDGRFPNHHPDPTVEANLAHLKAKVLEVKADLGIAYDGDADRVGAVDEQGNVLWGDQLMILFARALLEEEPGAGIVGEVKCSMNLYDDIARRGGRPIMWRAGHSLIKAKMKEEGALLAGEMSGHIFFGHRWFGFDDGIYSSGRLLELVSRADRPLSQLLADVPKTFFSPEIRVDCPEEKKFEVVKRAQAWFSERYETVTVDGVRVTFPDGWGLVRASNTQPLLVLRFEATSRARLEEIQALVEAKVEELKREVGA
- a CDS encoding SprT-like domain-containing protein; the encoded protein is MSSKPLDRQLSLLDPRAWGREERVARARLLADVIAAELREPVRLTVHDNRSTMVSFRREPGAVRYRIHHMFLDAPEEVQRALAAFADAGRGAAARRRQAGVAIDDYVKVHRARIGAPRLERLQPRGRCHDLQEIFDRLNAAHFEGRIEATIGWGAFRRGRRHRSIKTGVYVADAKLIRIHPALDRPEVPEYYVAAVVFHEMLHQAVPAVERNGRRVVHGQEFRRRERAWPDHERARRWEQENIRLLLRG
- a CDS encoding BamA/OMP85 family outer membrane protein produces the protein MRAPAQPTALLVALALAGCLNPRGTAERPAVKKVELEGVHQVSSSELEGRIATEASGRWFWQDEHDLDPDAIAADRKRIERFYRAQGFYDAHVEGVETPRAGDGQVKVVFRIREGEPVKVAEVATPGLEAAPEAAAKLGKLPLRPGDVFTEARFDAARAAIQKALHDTGWARGEVSQRAEVDPLARTARVTYTVKAGPRYRFGNVLVAGTAVVPRARVREEAEISVKPGATWNESQLGKAQGRIFDLGVFGGVRVGPGKEDPVKQTIPVVVSVREAPFRTIRAGPGFGIQGSTRLDAHGVASWANRNWLGGLRKLQLEGRVGYAWLPSAGKQGPVGLASADFTQPAAFTRLTDFNLHVEVERGLEPAYDFFAERFRVAVPIKVARELTLVPSYNLEDYQVQSPPGALPGPGSTAPQLFQNCPNSTSCNVLLSYFEQRIAWDLRDDAVNTTRGLYLALSLQEGFKLFGTGFDYLRFAPEARGFVPFGRGVVLASRVRLGVLKPIGNTSGFDETQLTPIVARFTSGGPNGMRGYYTRNLSPVIYVNVDPNCKGATCAKQYLPWGGDGLLDGSLELRFPISGNLGGATFLDFGNVTLFSVDALDLSGLQYAGGFGLRYKTPFGPVRLDVAGRLPSWRDGSLRQPGVQVVEQTPGSAAAAPRVVAAGGVHVNPIVSVHLSVGEAF
- a CDS encoding NFACT RNA binding domain-containing protein: MSLDAAEIAAVVHELAPLAGARVDAARVHAERTITLELFSRSDAATILLSAEPDLTRLHAVSRRPPAPAAPYGFQAVLRRELEGAQLAAIEAAGADRVVTLRFLRAAGPIALVAELTGRHGNLFLVRDDGTLLASAGRNLSQRRELVPGKPYLPPAPRDGAEGQGGSAPARPPRFTPVAGAPFPLSAAIEAAYAERERERLLAEARRRLREPLRAALARSRRALEKLAEEAARVPAAEVDRRAADLIKQNFQAVRRGAREARVTEYTEEGPREVTLALDPALGPRENMERYYRRYRRIVESAARVAAREAEVRGRVAALAALLAEVDGAREGDLARLEREARKLSAGPRPQQAPRRRKDDEPAPPYRLFRSLAGLELLVGRGAADNDRLTLRFAKGNDLWLHARGQKGAHVVVRLPKKGAGPDQETLLDAAHLAAWFSDARGEPSVEVTYTRAKYVRKAKGSAPGAVTYSQDRTLHLRVEPPRIERLLAEEQQA